In Clostridium swellfunianum, a genomic segment contains:
- a CDS encoding DUF4342 domain-containing protein, with product MSEITLEKIDLVRERTGASYADAKQALETCEGNVVDAIIYMEKNKKSTLDNIYSSKDEFLTWIKELINKGNITKIRVKKDDKVLVDMPVNAGIAVGIVAYAIWAPLIAIGVIGAVVTNITVELTKKDGSVEVINKVIKSTVHDVKEKVSDVVSEAKTKVSDVASDVKEKFNVKKDDEQEKGNETVYTYTVKFDDIDNNDTK from the coding sequence ATGAGTGAAATTACATTAGAAAAAATTGATTTGGTTAGAGAACGTACTGGTGCAAGTTATGCTGATGCAAAACAAGCGTTGGAAACTTGCGAAGGCAATGTGGTTGATGCCATAATATATATGGAAAAGAATAAAAAGAGCACTCTCGATAATATTTACAGCTCAAAGGATGAGTTCCTTACTTGGATAAAGGAGCTTATTAACAAAGGCAATATTACAAAGATAAGAGTAAAGAAAGATGATAAGGTGCTTGTAGATATGCCTGTTAATGCTGGCATAGCTGTAGGTATAGTTGCTTATGCAATATGGGCACCGCTGATTGCCATAGGAGTTATTGGTGCAGTGGTTACCAATATAACTGTTGAGCTCACTAAGAAAGACGGTTCTGTTGAAGTAATTAACAAGGTTATAAAATCAACTGTGCATGATGTAAAAGAAAAAGTAAGTGATGTAGTTAGCGAAGCAAAGACAAAAGTATCAGATGTAGCTTCAGATGTTAAGGAAAAATTTAATGTTAAAAAGGATGACGAGCAAGAAAAAGGAAACGAAACCGTTTACACTTATACAGTTAAATTTGACGATATAGATAATAACG